A single window of Liolophura sinensis isolate JHLJ2023 chromosome 6, CUHK_Ljap_v2, whole genome shotgun sequence DNA harbors:
- the LOC135468622 gene encoding 2-amino-1-hydroxyethylphosphonate dioxygenase (glycine-forming)-like, with protein MDSRRKSVDQAFKMFEVHGDSEYLGEAVSKTQHSLQCARLAEKERRKPEVVLGALFHDIGHLVGLDKGLDRMVTGGVDLGAKNHDTVGEEFLKNLGFPSPITDFVKGHVQAKRYLVAKNKEYYNSLSEASKLTLLHQGGPMTEDEAQTFEKHPQFEDLVKMRTWDDLAKDPGCETEPMEKYQEMAYNYCTNYGSNFM; from the exons ATGGACTCGAGACGAAAAAGTGTGGACCAAGCGTTCAAAATGTTCGAAGTTCACGGGGACAGTGAGTATCTGGGAGAAGCAGTGTCCAAAACTCAGCACAGCTTACAATGTGCCAGGTTAGCGGAAAAGGAGCGCAGAAAGCCTGAG GTAGTACTCGGGGCCCTGTTTCACGACATCGGCCACCTGGTGGGACTGGACAAAGGATTGGACAGGATGGTGACGGGAGGTGTGGACCTGGGGGCCAAGAACCACGACACCGTCGGCGAAGAATTCCTCAAGAACCTCGGCTTCCCGTCTCCTATCACAGACTTTGTGAAGGGACATGTTCAGGCCAAGAGGTATCTGGTCGCGAAAAACAAAGAGTACTACAACA GCCTATCAGAAGCTAGCAAGCTGACGTTGCTCCACCAGGGCGGGCCAATGACAGAGGACGAGGCTCAGACATTCGAGAAGCATCCTCAATTTGAGGACCTTGTGAAAATGAGGACATGGGATGACCTAGCCAAAGACCCCGGATGCGAGACTGAGCCGATGGAAAAGTACCAAGAAATGGCGTACAACTACTGTACCAATTATGGCTCAAACTTCATGTGA
- the LOC135468471 gene encoding leucine-rich PPR motif-containing protein, mitochondrial-like isoform X2 encodes MKTNEIAINEQVFNFLITGHFRANDLESANGMLDIMQQAGMEPSVETYRAFLNGYAEKGDMEGVKETMKKVADNGLTLTPNILFDVLLTLAKGGYTKEASEILPSIQKFPGYSTEAMSCAIHLATLAQDDLAYQVFEAIGKPVVYDKGDAKLGRFLIRAMVRAERPPEKLSTMLQKMNEAEFNSDTIAITAQMAYLNKQTDFALKILDYMKKEGHTIRTHFFWPAICQYRDKGEKDKLKAVVKYMGDACEGKEDKYQTLEDYIIPAFIQLGVPENKLLAELKDTGSLTQNSEMVNFGLTMNLLKTKGVDEALSFAEKNPCYILYGALKPVLVPLYKRTRDLEAVFKVLKFANEEGASPNLAQETNGWFVMDFLQNTSVKDGGEALFLGMKNKGLKIPKTDVEEVKSLCKRLNIELSPEASEALNSLGSDLATQSTRTRQQGSLMQLGDKSKKHLEDLLQKYPGNKAVQKYLLGKYCQDGDTEKAAELKASLDATGFVYSDYQLRQLSFMESVHSENLQAAESYLTQLKTQFPEYSNYIRALINVSALKIKDLRAEEALTDLQEYCEKNTSSIAEQKFSESYMLQDDCIRILNALSESKQTDLARSFLKLFFDGGLVRSGTASILRTYLDIFIKNDDMDGAIEALDFITTTYTKTVPSNELMKMLIQKEDPERLQKVVDLLTPLRGEMNVLHQLMISFVECGHIKKARKIVETPGLRAVMNVLVLACGQFVHERRLKELEDLVSVTKNLFAVDRDEMLFQKLRYHALEKDWSKALNVLIDYEEEGIQPRARTLRYLAKALEGDGQPVPFDIPQHMSAEKAQEEFDEAERFPFSTVEQKALALIKNGGCTAVIDIKKDLDQSDDKKQAKKFIPTLISALVDKKHFRDIGKLILELSKAGEIETLEELKTHSYPEEVIRGIQRRLLHTYVDSNRGEEILSYLESNPSEVDMYFSWVGIQNLTENYPQLMERVEKLAELTAEQKSFKLTNLLWSQYFCQDDTSKAEAILKKHPEMLETLRVANVCSHAMRTKDEEKLLQVADIVKGNEGALKIVYRNLLMLHSYNDNADGILKVIEKLAEEKLTTDILNVKNRNKLIEVFQSQNKPIPSQLAFVQQKDSSPKSSESSSSSSDDEAKSAGR; translated from the exons ATGAAGACAAATGAAATAGCCATCAATGAGCAGGTTTTTAATTTTCTAATCACGGGGCACTTCAGAGCAAA TGACCTAGAAAGTGCCAATGGGATGCTGGATATAATGCA ACAAGCAGGAATGGAGCCTAGTGTTGAGACATACAGAGCATTCCTCAATGGGTATGCAGAGAAAGGTGACATGGAGGGGGTGAAGGAAACGATGAAGAAAGTTGCAGATAACGGACTCACCCTGACCCCCAACATTCTATTTGATGTCCTCCTCACACTGGCTAAGGGCGGTTATACGAAGGAAGCTTCAGAG ATCCTGCCGAGTATCCAGAAGTTCCCCGGCTATAGCACGGAGGCCATGAGCTGTGCCATACACCTGGCCACACTGGCACAAGATGACCTGGCCTACCAGGTGTTTGAGGCCATCGGCAAACCTGTCGTCTATGACAAGGGGGATGCAAAACTGGGGCGTTTCCTGATCCGGGCCATGGTTAGAGCCGAACGG CCTCCTGAGAAGTTGTCCACCATGTTGCAGAAGATGAATGAGGCAGAGTTTAATAGTGACACTATTGCGATAACAGCTCAGATGGCTTACCTGAATAAACAGACAG ACTTTGCTTTGAAAATACTAGACTACATGAAGAAGGAG GGACATACAATTAGAACCCACTTTTTCTGGCCTGCTATTTGTCAGTATCGTGATAAAGGGGAAAAAGACA AACTGAAGGCTGTGGTAAAGTATATGGGGGATGCGTGTGAGGGGAAAGAGGACAAGTACCAGACCCTCGAGGATTACATCATCCCTGCATTTATCCAGTTAGGAGTCCCAGAGAATAAGCTTCTGGCAGAACTAAAG GACACTGGTTCTCTGACACAGAACTCTGAAATGGTGAACTTTGGATTAACAATGAACTTATTGAAAACAAAAGGAGTAGATGAAGCTCTGAGCTTTG CTGAGAAGAACCCTTGTTATATATTGTATGGAGCTCTAAAGCCAGTCCTTGTGCCCTTGTACAAAAGAACTAGGGACTTAGAAGCTGTGTTTAAG GTTTTGAAGTTTGCGAACGAAGAGGGTGCCTCCCCTAATCTGGCTCAGGAAACGAATGGCTGGTTTGTCATGGACTTTCTTCAGAACACTTCAGTAAAAGACGGAGGAGAGGCCTTGTTTCTAGGCATGAAAAACAAG GGATTGAAAATTCCCAAGACTGATGTTGAAGAAGTGAAATCTCTGTGTAAGCGTCTGAACATCGAGTTATCACCAGAGGCCTCAGAG GCATTGAACAGTCTTGGAAGTGACCTGGCTACCCAGTCAACCAGAACACGGCAACAAGGCAGTCTCATGCAG CTGGGCGATAAATCGAAAAAACATCTGGAGGACTTGTTGCAGAAGTACCCTGGTAACAAGGCTGTGCAAAAATACCTGCTGGGAAAATACTGTCAGGATGGG GATACAGAGAAGGCCGCAGAGCTGAAAGCGTCATTAGATGCCACAGGTTTTGTCTACTCTGACTATCAGCTGAGACAGTTGTCATTCATGGAATCTGTTCACAGTGAGAATCTCCAGGCCGCAGAGTCATACCTCACACAACT AAAAACCCAGTTTCCGGAGTACTCAAATTACATCCGGGCTCTAATAAATGTGTCTGCACTGAAGATAAAGGATCTAAGAGCAGAAG AAGCATTGACTGATTTACAAGAGTATTGCGAAAAAAACACCAGCTCTATTGCCGAGCAGAAGTTCAGTGAGAGCTATATGTTACAAGATGACTGCATTCGCATCCTGAATGCACTGAGCGAATCAAAGCAAACAGACTTGGCCAGGTCGTTTCTCAAGCTGTTTTTCGATGGTGGACTTGTCAGGAGTGGAACTGCCTCTATATTGAGGACGTACCTggacatttttattaaaaa TGATGATATGGATGGTGCTATAGAAGCCCTTGACTTCATCACCACCACGTacaccaaaactgtgccttcaaatgaacTCATGAAGATGCTGATTCAGAAGGAAGACCCGGAGCGCCTTCAAAAAG tggTTGACCTTTTGACCCCACTTAGAGGAGAGATGAATGTTTTACATCAGCTGATGATTTCCTTTGTTGAATGTGGCCATATCAAAAAGGCTCGAAAGATTGTTGAA ACACCTGGCCTGAGAGCTGTGATGAACGTTTTGGTGTTAGCCTGCGGACAGTTTGTTCACGAAAGACGG CTGAAGGAATTAGAAGATTTGGTATCGGTCACTAAGAATCTGTTTGCTGTTGACAGAGATGAGATGCTGTTCCAAAAACTGCGTTACCATG cCCTGGAGAAGGACTGGTCTAAAGCCCTGAATGTTTTGATAGACTATGAAGAAGAGGGTATACAGCCCAGGGCTCGTACTCTCCGCTACCTGGCTAAGGCACTTGAGGGGGATGGACAGCCTGTGCCCTTTGACATCCCCCAGCACATGAGTGCAGAGAAAGCACAAGAG gagtttgatgagGCGGAAAGGTTTCCTTTTAGCACTGTGGAGCAGAAAGCCTTGGCTCTGATAAAGAATGGAGGATGCACAGCAGTCATTGACATAAAAAAAGA TTTGGACCAATCTGATGATAAGAAACAAGCAAAGAAATTCATACCCACCTTAATTTCTGCTCTGGTGGATAAAAAACATTTCCGGG ATATCGGAAAGCTTATCCTGGAATTGTCTAAAGCTGGTGAAATAGAGACTTTGGAAGAACTGAAAACTCACAGTTACCCTGAAGAAGTGATTCGAGGTATACAAAGGAGACTACTCCATACTTATGTTGACAG taACCGTGGGGAGGAGATCTTGTCCTACTTAGAATCTAATCCGTCCGAGGTGGATATGTACTTCTCCTGGGTTGGCATACAAAACCTGACTGAGAACTACCCACAACTGATGGAAAGAG TTGAAAAGCTAGCTGAGCTAACAGCAGAGCAGAAGTCATTCAAACTGACCAATCTACTGTGGAGCCAATACTTCTGTCAGGATGATACCAGTAAAGCTGAGGCCATCTTAAAG AAACATCCGGAGATGTTGGAAACGTTACGGGTCGCTAATGTGTGCAGCCATGCCATGAGAAccaaagat GAGGAGAAATTGCTTCAGGTGGCAGATATTGTCAAAGGGAACGAGGGAGCCCTGAAAATTGTATATAGGAATCTGCTTATGTTACACA GTTATAATGATAATGCTGATGGTATTCTGAAAGTGATAGAGAAGCTAGCGGAAGAGAAACTCACAACCGACATCCTAAATGTGAAGAACCGGAACAAGTTGATTGAAGTCTTCCAGTCTCAGAACAAACCAATCCCAAGTCAG TTGGCATTTGTCCAGCAGAAAGATTCTTCACCCAAGAGTAGTGAATCCAGTTCATCCAGCTCTGATGACGAGGCCAAATCTGCAGGAAGATGA
- the LOC135468471 gene encoding leucine-rich PPR motif-containing protein, mitochondrial-like isoform X1 has product MKTNEIAINEQVFNFLITGHFRANDLESANGMLDIMQQAGMEPSVETYRAFLNGYAEKGDMEGVKETMKKVADNGLTLTPNILFDVLLTLAKGGYTKEASEILPSIQKFPGYSTEAMSCAIHLATLAQDDLAYQVFEAIGKPVVYDKGDAKLGRFLIRAMVRAERPPEKLSTMLQKMNEAEFNSDTIAITAQMAYLNKQTDFALKILDYMKKEGHTIRTHFFWPAICQYRDKGEKDKLKAVVKYMGDACEGKEDKYQTLEDYIIPAFIQLGVPENKLLAELKDTGSLTQNSEMVNFGLTMNLLKTKGVDEALSFAEKNPCYILYGALKPVLVPLYKRTRDLEAVFKVLKFANEEGASPNLAQETNGWFVMDFLQNTSVKDGGEALFLGMKNKGLKIPKTDVEEVKSLCKRLNIELSPEASEALNSLGSDLATQSTRTRQQGSLMQLGDKSKKHLEDLLQKYPGNKAVQKYLLGKYCQDGDTEKAAELKASLDATGFVYSDYQLRQLSFMESVHSENLQAAESYLTQLKTQFPEYSNYIRALINVSALKIKDLRAEEALTDLQEYCEKNTSSIAEQKFSESYMLQDDCIRILNALSESKQTDLARSFLKLFFDGGLVRSGTASILRTYLDIFIKNDDMDGAIEALDFITTTYTKTVPSNELMKMLIQKEDPERLQKVVDLLTPLRGEMNVLHQLMISFVECGHIKKARKIVETPGLRAVMNVLVLACGQFVHERRLKELEDLVSVTKNLFAVDRDEMLFQKLRYHALEKDWSKALNVLIDYEEEGIQPRARTLRYLAKALEGDGQPVPFDIPQHMSAEKAQEVTTEEFDEAERFPFSTVEQKALALIKNGGCTAVIDIKKDLDQSDDKKQAKKFIPTLISALVDKKHFRDIGKLILELSKAGEIETLEELKTHSYPEEVIRGIQRRLLHTYVDSNRGEEILSYLESNPSEVDMYFSWVGIQNLTENYPQLMERVEKLAELTAEQKSFKLTNLLWSQYFCQDDTSKAEAILKKHPEMLETLRVANVCSHAMRTKDEEKLLQVADIVKGNEGALKIVYRNLLMLHSYNDNADGILKVIEKLAEEKLTTDILNVKNRNKLIEVFQSQNKPIPSQLAFVQQKDSSPKSSESSSSSSDDEAKSAGR; this is encoded by the exons ATGAAGACAAATGAAATAGCCATCAATGAGCAGGTTTTTAATTTTCTAATCACGGGGCACTTCAGAGCAAA TGACCTAGAAAGTGCCAATGGGATGCTGGATATAATGCA ACAAGCAGGAATGGAGCCTAGTGTTGAGACATACAGAGCATTCCTCAATGGGTATGCAGAGAAAGGTGACATGGAGGGGGTGAAGGAAACGATGAAGAAAGTTGCAGATAACGGACTCACCCTGACCCCCAACATTCTATTTGATGTCCTCCTCACACTGGCTAAGGGCGGTTATACGAAGGAAGCTTCAGAG ATCCTGCCGAGTATCCAGAAGTTCCCCGGCTATAGCACGGAGGCCATGAGCTGTGCCATACACCTGGCCACACTGGCACAAGATGACCTGGCCTACCAGGTGTTTGAGGCCATCGGCAAACCTGTCGTCTATGACAAGGGGGATGCAAAACTGGGGCGTTTCCTGATCCGGGCCATGGTTAGAGCCGAACGG CCTCCTGAGAAGTTGTCCACCATGTTGCAGAAGATGAATGAGGCAGAGTTTAATAGTGACACTATTGCGATAACAGCTCAGATGGCTTACCTGAATAAACAGACAG ACTTTGCTTTGAAAATACTAGACTACATGAAGAAGGAG GGACATACAATTAGAACCCACTTTTTCTGGCCTGCTATTTGTCAGTATCGTGATAAAGGGGAAAAAGACA AACTGAAGGCTGTGGTAAAGTATATGGGGGATGCGTGTGAGGGGAAAGAGGACAAGTACCAGACCCTCGAGGATTACATCATCCCTGCATTTATCCAGTTAGGAGTCCCAGAGAATAAGCTTCTGGCAGAACTAAAG GACACTGGTTCTCTGACACAGAACTCTGAAATGGTGAACTTTGGATTAACAATGAACTTATTGAAAACAAAAGGAGTAGATGAAGCTCTGAGCTTTG CTGAGAAGAACCCTTGTTATATATTGTATGGAGCTCTAAAGCCAGTCCTTGTGCCCTTGTACAAAAGAACTAGGGACTTAGAAGCTGTGTTTAAG GTTTTGAAGTTTGCGAACGAAGAGGGTGCCTCCCCTAATCTGGCTCAGGAAACGAATGGCTGGTTTGTCATGGACTTTCTTCAGAACACTTCAGTAAAAGACGGAGGAGAGGCCTTGTTTCTAGGCATGAAAAACAAG GGATTGAAAATTCCCAAGACTGATGTTGAAGAAGTGAAATCTCTGTGTAAGCGTCTGAACATCGAGTTATCACCAGAGGCCTCAGAG GCATTGAACAGTCTTGGAAGTGACCTGGCTACCCAGTCAACCAGAACACGGCAACAAGGCAGTCTCATGCAG CTGGGCGATAAATCGAAAAAACATCTGGAGGACTTGTTGCAGAAGTACCCTGGTAACAAGGCTGTGCAAAAATACCTGCTGGGAAAATACTGTCAGGATGGG GATACAGAGAAGGCCGCAGAGCTGAAAGCGTCATTAGATGCCACAGGTTTTGTCTACTCTGACTATCAGCTGAGACAGTTGTCATTCATGGAATCTGTTCACAGTGAGAATCTCCAGGCCGCAGAGTCATACCTCACACAACT AAAAACCCAGTTTCCGGAGTACTCAAATTACATCCGGGCTCTAATAAATGTGTCTGCACTGAAGATAAAGGATCTAAGAGCAGAAG AAGCATTGACTGATTTACAAGAGTATTGCGAAAAAAACACCAGCTCTATTGCCGAGCAGAAGTTCAGTGAGAGCTATATGTTACAAGATGACTGCATTCGCATCCTGAATGCACTGAGCGAATCAAAGCAAACAGACTTGGCCAGGTCGTTTCTCAAGCTGTTTTTCGATGGTGGACTTGTCAGGAGTGGAACTGCCTCTATATTGAGGACGTACCTggacatttttattaaaaa TGATGATATGGATGGTGCTATAGAAGCCCTTGACTTCATCACCACCACGTacaccaaaactgtgccttcaaatgaacTCATGAAGATGCTGATTCAGAAGGAAGACCCGGAGCGCCTTCAAAAAG tggTTGACCTTTTGACCCCACTTAGAGGAGAGATGAATGTTTTACATCAGCTGATGATTTCCTTTGTTGAATGTGGCCATATCAAAAAGGCTCGAAAGATTGTTGAA ACACCTGGCCTGAGAGCTGTGATGAACGTTTTGGTGTTAGCCTGCGGACAGTTTGTTCACGAAAGACGG CTGAAGGAATTAGAAGATTTGGTATCGGTCACTAAGAATCTGTTTGCTGTTGACAGAGATGAGATGCTGTTCCAAAAACTGCGTTACCATG cCCTGGAGAAGGACTGGTCTAAAGCCCTGAATGTTTTGATAGACTATGAAGAAGAGGGTATACAGCCCAGGGCTCGTACTCTCCGCTACCTGGCTAAGGCACTTGAGGGGGATGGACAGCCTGTGCCCTTTGACATCCCCCAGCACATGAGTGCAGAGAAAGCACAAGAGGTGACCACAGAG gagtttgatgagGCGGAAAGGTTTCCTTTTAGCACTGTGGAGCAGAAAGCCTTGGCTCTGATAAAGAATGGAGGATGCACAGCAGTCATTGACATAAAAAAAGA TTTGGACCAATCTGATGATAAGAAACAAGCAAAGAAATTCATACCCACCTTAATTTCTGCTCTGGTGGATAAAAAACATTTCCGGG ATATCGGAAAGCTTATCCTGGAATTGTCTAAAGCTGGTGAAATAGAGACTTTGGAAGAACTGAAAACTCACAGTTACCCTGAAGAAGTGATTCGAGGTATACAAAGGAGACTACTCCATACTTATGTTGACAG taACCGTGGGGAGGAGATCTTGTCCTACTTAGAATCTAATCCGTCCGAGGTGGATATGTACTTCTCCTGGGTTGGCATACAAAACCTGACTGAGAACTACCCACAACTGATGGAAAGAG TTGAAAAGCTAGCTGAGCTAACAGCAGAGCAGAAGTCATTCAAACTGACCAATCTACTGTGGAGCCAATACTTCTGTCAGGATGATACCAGTAAAGCTGAGGCCATCTTAAAG AAACATCCGGAGATGTTGGAAACGTTACGGGTCGCTAATGTGTGCAGCCATGCCATGAGAAccaaagat GAGGAGAAATTGCTTCAGGTGGCAGATATTGTCAAAGGGAACGAGGGAGCCCTGAAAATTGTATATAGGAATCTGCTTATGTTACACA GTTATAATGATAATGCTGATGGTATTCTGAAAGTGATAGAGAAGCTAGCGGAAGAGAAACTCACAACCGACATCCTAAATGTGAAGAACCGGAACAAGTTGATTGAAGTCTTCCAGTCTCAGAACAAACCAATCCCAAGTCAG TTGGCATTTGTCCAGCAGAAAGATTCTTCACCCAAGAGTAGTGAATCCAGTTCATCCAGCTCTGATGACGAGGCCAAATCTGCAGGAAGATGA
- the LOC135467089 gene encoding leucine-rich PPR motif-containing protein, mitochondrial-like, whose protein sequence is MILAIDKSVRRYGRLSLSNVTEVMEQIEKDGSVTDTQSLLLIRCMGTTLPEIRPEERTAIVNQMWDKMLSLGATYNTQHYNALLRVYLQNEHKFSPTDFLASMDSNKVTPNRVTYQRLVARYCQDGDIKGPGKAYGCLLCMA, encoded by the exons ATGATCTTGGCAATAGATAAGAGTGTTCGCAGATATGGACGACTAAGCCTAAGTAATGTCACGGAAGTCATGGAGCAGATTGAAAAAGATG GGTCTGTGACAGACACCCAGAGTTTGCTGCTGATACGGTGTATGGGGACAACTTTACCAGAGATCAGGCCTGAAGAGAGAACTGCCATTGTCAATCAGATGTGGGACAAGATGCTCTCTCTAG GAGCAACCTACAACACCCAGCATTACAATGCCTTGTTACGAGTGTACCTACAAAATGAGCACAAATTTTCACCAACTGATTTTCTTGCCTCTATGGACTCCAATAAGGTTACACCCAATAGA GTGACCTATCAGAGGCTGGTGGCCAGATACTGTCAGGATGGGGACATAAAAGGGCCAGGTAAAGCTTATGGCTGTCTTCTCTGCATGGCTTGA
- the LOC135469369 gene encoding histone H2A-like codes for MSGRGKGGKSKGKSQTRSSRAGLQFPVGRIHRFLRKGNYSSRVGAGAPVYLAAVMEYLTAEVLELAGNAARDNKKKTINPRHLLLAVRNDEELNRLLSDVAIARGGVLPNIQSVLLPKKTKRS; via the coding sequence ATGTCTGGACGTGGGAAAGGAGGCAAGTCTAAGGGGAAAAGCCAGACAAGATCTTCTCGTGCTGGTCTACAGTTTCCTGTCGGCCGAATCCACAGATTTCTGAGGAAGGGCAATTATTCCAGTCGTGTTGGTGCAGGGGCTCCCGTGTACTTGGCTGCTGTGATGGAGTACTTGACCGCAGAGGTTTTGGAATTGGCTGGAAATGCTGCCCGAGACAACAAGAAAAAGACCATCAACCCACGCCATCTGCTACTGGCCGTCCGCAATGACGAGGAGCTGAACAGACTACTGTCTGATGTAGCCATTGCCCGAGGTGGCGTCCTTCCCAACATCCAGTCCGTTCTCCTGCCCAAGAAGACGAAGAGATCCTAA